From the genome of Bos mutus isolate GX-2022 chromosome 2, NWIPB_WYAK_1.1, whole genome shotgun sequence:
ACCCTCGACTGCTCTCTGGGATGGGGCTCCTGGATCCCAACCTCACAAGCATGACAAGGGATTTCCTCTCATCCCTCCACTCCCGCTTCCCCTCCAGGGACCTGAGCTCTGGAGAAACGAAAAAGACACCCTCCTCTTCTGAGTGAAGGTGTCCCAGCTGTGACATTCATAGGGCTACTGCTGACCCATTACTTTTCATACTAATGATATGTTCATTATTATCGATGTCTTTCATTTCTTGGGAAGTGTTTATACTCTTGCAACAGCCTGATAAGTGAAATCATCTAACACTAGGAAATAAGGCAAATAGATAACTGGTGTCCTTTCAAAGTCAAATTAGAGTCATGTCTAACAAGCCCTCCTAAGGATCACCTGACACTCCAGGGGAATGTCACTTTGCTTGACTTATTATTTACTATTGATTAGGGCCCAAGCTCTGTAAAGATAGCTGTTAGCTGGTAGAAAACTGATAAGTTGCCAATTATTTTTGTCTGGTAGAGATGCAAATGATTTCTTTCCAGTAGAGTAGATAACACCAACATGATGATTTTATTGCCCTAAAGAGCATTAACCAGTTTTGTAACTACCTTAGCAACCTAAAAATATTCCAGAattcttggggttttttttttgttatagctATTTTCACTGAATCTCTCTCACCCTAATgaggtatatataattttttttcttatatctttcATTGACCAAGCTTTGTCCCTTCGTTTATAAACTACAAAAGAAAACTAACACATGCTCCCTAcgtatttctttttagaaaaatatttacgtatttatttggctgcattgggtcttagttgcagcacttgggatctttgatCTCAGTTGccgcaggtgggatctagttctctgaccactactgaacccagaccccctgcattgggagcacaggctctcagccactggacccccagggaagaccctcactatatatttctatatgaattgtgcatttaatattttgaaagttgTACTCTGAGAAGCCTTTCatagtatttgttttttcctcatgCCAACTCTGTCATTTGCTATATGATCTTGGGaaagtctttctgtttctgatcttcagtttcttcatctgtaaaatgggagcaatCAGGCTGACCGTTCTGGCTCTGACACAGTATTTCTAACTCCTCTTGCAGGGAAGCAAGATTGACGAAATGCAATCAAAGAAGATGATGCTGGAAGGGACGTTACAGACCAGCCTTCCTGCTTTCTCCCTCGTCTTCTCCCTCTCCTTGAGaaagtgaggttcagagaggttaggcaagttgcccaaggtcacacagatattATTTATAATGATGACTTATTTTAATGTGGTATTTGACAGTATAACTTccttatgtgtgtgcatgcatgttaagtcacttcggtcatgtccaactcattgcaatcctatggactgcagcctgccaggctccactgtccatgggattcttcaggcaagaatactggagtgggttgccatgcccaactcaaggggatcttcctgacccagggatcaaaccctcatctcttatgtctcctacattggttggcaggttctttaccactagcgccacccgggaaaccCAGACTTCCTTATCTATTCATATAATCCCTTGGCAACCCAACAAAGGGACTGTATCCtccccattttacaagtgaagaaaCTCGAGGTCCAGAGAAGTGATGTGGCTTGCCCAAGCTCATAGAGAGGCGCTAGCTCCCCTGAGCCCCTGAATCCTGAGGAGCAGGAAAGGGGCTGGCAGTAGGAGCTCTGGGCCCCCACCTTTAAGCCAGAGCATCCCCACCTGTACTTGCTGTGTGACATCGTCTGTCACAAAGGTTGCAAGAGAAAGGGAGTCCCAAAGGCTTGGAAACCCTGGTGCTAGACTGCCTGCACCTGCCCAGGTGCAACAACcccgctcctcctcctcctccttgtcctctccccctccctctgcaaaaggaaataaagcaaCGACAGCAATGACAAAGCACAGCCATGGGAAGAAGCAGAAAGAGCAGCCAGCCCAGGCCTGAACACACGGGCTTCCGCTCTGGGGGAGACAGGATCACTCAGTCTAAAGAAAGGCGTTCTTGGGCTGGCAACGACAAAGGGAGCTGGGCTGACAGGCAGTGGGCCCCCCGTCGGTGACCTCGAGCAAGGCTGGGTGATTCCTCCAAATGGTGACAGCAGTTCTCTGGATGGGCGTTTATTgctgatttttagtttttgatttttaaatgttgataaaAGCTGATTATTAAGTGTCCAGTATTTTGTATGTGTATTATGTCACTAAAACTTTATACTGCAAAGTAGAATCTGTTGCTTCCAACTTATGAATGACAACCAAAAAAAGACTGAGGCCCCAGGAATTTAAATACAGTTCCAAGGACATGCAGCGAGGAAGTGGCAGTCTAGAAAGCTGATGACCGAGCCTCTCACCACTGCATCACTGTCCTTGTTTCTCTGTGCCTTTCTGTATTTCCAAGCTTTTGGCAATGAATACGTGCTGCTTCTGTGATCGTGAAAAAGTCCTACAAGTCACTGATTTGAGAGAAGGTTCCTTCTACCCTGCTGCTCTGTGCCTCCGGGAGTCTCACTGCCCCCCGGGAACCCCTCTTCCGCCCCCATCCCGGCAGCCTCTCGCCTCGCTGTCCTCTGCTTGCACCAGCTGTGGCTGGGGTAGGATGTCCCGTGCTCCAGTCTTGCTGAGGTCTGCTCAAAATGTCCCTTGCTGGCCTCTGGCCCCAGGGTGGTgccagggaaggggaaggagaagtgGGAAGGGATGTGAAACTTGGCCCCAGGCCAGCACCGCCCTGCTGGGTGTCCCACAGGGGTCCCCGCGTGAAGGGCCAGAGTATCCAGTGCATTGAAGACTGGACACAGGTGAGGCCACGGCTGGATGGGGAAGGCGGCTGTGATGTTTCGCGAGCCAGGGGAGGTGGCCCAGGAGACTggactgggcagggaggagggagagtgcTGGTGGCTGGTTTTGTGCCAGGACAGGGCTGGGGGGCAGTGATCCAAGACCCAGAATAAGTAAATGGGGGGACCTTAACTCCAGAGGctgtgggggagggtgggaggtaGCCACAGAGCCATCAGCTCTAACCAGAATTCCTGGATCCTGGCCCACCACCAAAACACAAGAGGCTGGGAAAAGGCTGGGGTGTCAGAGCCCAACAGAGGGGGCCCACAGAGGGGGCCAGCAGGGGACAGTCAGCCATCTGTCCTCCAGTGGGTGCTAAGAGGGACCGCGTGTGTGGGGGAATTGTGTGTTTGTGAATTCTGGTGTGGATGTGCAACTCTGCCATCTGGGTGAGAGAGTGTTCATTAAACAGGGAGCGggcactcaaaaaatatttattcaaaggaaCCGATCATCTGTAGGGAGCACATGACTGTGTGTGTCCAGGTAAGTGAGGGATGGAGTGTGTCCATCGGAGTGTCCAGGGGTGTGTGGCGGACTTTTAAGTTTGCTTATTGTGTTGTATAGGTGTGCAAGGGCTAAAAGCTATGTTCGTGTGTCTGAGTGTGTAACCCTATGGGTATGGTCAGTTGTGTGTGTCAATCTGTGTGAGTTTGTGGTTCTGTGTGTATGCTGGGGTGCCATTGGAGCTGGATGGAGGGTGGACTTCAAAGGCCCTGGGTGGGGTATGTGCACAATGGTCAGAGACATATATAGATGtcatggtgggggggtggggcgcaGTCCAAGCGTGTGAGTTGGGTGTGCACGAGTCTGTGACGTCCAGCCTGCCCAGGCCCTGCCCTTGTCTCCACAGTGGGACCATGGAAGCCCCCCGGGGCTGGTTGGTGATCAGCGTGCTGGCCATTTCCCTGGCCTCCTCCATGACTGAGGACGTTTGCCGAGCCCCGGACGGGACTCACGGGAGCGCAGGAATACCTGGCCGACCCGGACGGCCAGGCCTCAAGGGGGAGCGAGGGGAGCCGGGTAAGCCCTCCCTCAGGCCCCTGGCCCTGCATCTCTGGGCTGGGGCTGGCCTCCTGGAGGTGGTAGCTCAGGGTGGTGGTGAGAAACAGAGGAGTGACCTAGGCCCCCACATGAAGCCCCTCCAGTCTGTGCTTGGTCCCAGGGCCCAGCCTTCTCCCAGGGCTGTGTACACAGGCCCCCAGGGCCTCTCTGTATCCCCCTTAACTGCCACATCCTCTTTCTTTGGCCTTGCTGTCCCCCTCTGGAGAGTAGGCCACTTCAAGCAAGGCCTATGAAAGGTCCTAAAGCTGTGCCCAGCCTCGGTCTTTGTTCAATCACCAAAAAGACAAATGCCCTAGTCTCTAAATTTGAGAGCCCTGTCTTGCTGTTTGACCTTGAGTGAGTTactcaccctctctgagcctcattgcctcatctgtaaagagAGAAAGACCCCACCTAGCATGTGGAGAGGGATCAATCCATAACAACTACCCTTTTTGCTTCCAGCTTCCCTGCCCCCTCAAGCTTCAGAAACTCATATTCTAGCAAAAAGGCcaagggtggaggagaagggaggagggcaaGACCAGAGCTGGGAAAGATGGTCTCGTGTAATCACCCTGAGGCTCCCAGTCCATAGACCACCAGAAAGATCTGCCTAGGCATTTGCAATGATCTGCACCCAGGCATCCTACAGGTAGTCCCTGAATCGGAAGAAGTCGAGGTCAACGGCCTGGCGGGGGACAGGGGAGGTGTGGAGTGCCCAGCTGTGGGCAGGAGTGTGGTGAAGCCAGGGGACTGCTTTTCCCAGAACCTGATCCTTCCTCCAGTGTCTGTTCAAtttcccttcattttacagacaaacaagctggggctcagagaggttgagacacttgtccaaggtcacagagaacTAGCCAGAATCAATCAGGCCCAGACACTCCCCTACCATCTTATCCCACAGCTATCTGGGGCCCCAGCCACCTGCCTGAGGTCTGGAGGATACCAGACTCTCACTCCCAACCTGACCTTTCTCCCCACAGGGGCGCCTGCCATCCAGACAGGCATCCGCGGCCTTAAAGGAGACCAGGGCGACCCTGGACCCCCTGGAAACCCAGGCAGAATGGGCTACCCAGGACCCTCTGGTCCCATGGGGCCCGCTGGCCTCCCAGGATTGAAAGGCACCAAAGGCAGCCCCGGGAACATCAAGGACCAGCCACGGCCAGCCTTCTCGGCCGTGAGACCGAATTCTGTCTCAAGAGACAACGTGGTCGTCTTCGGAAAGGTCATCACCAACCAGGAGAACGTGTACCAGAACAACACAGGCAGGTTCCGCTGCTCTGTCCCAGGCTACTACTATTTCACCTTCCAGGTGGTGTCCAACTGGGACATCTGCCTGTCCATCAGGTCCTCTCGGAGGGACCAGATCCAGCCCTTGGGCTTCTGTGACTTCAACAGCAAGGGATTCTTTCAGGTGGTGTCTGGGGGCACAGTGCTGCATCTCCAGCAGGGAGACCAGGTCTGGATTGAAAAAGATCCCAGTAAGGGCCGCATTTACCACGGCTCAGAGGCCGATAGCATCTTCAGTGGCTTCCTCATCTTCCCATCTGCTTGAGCAGGGAAGACCCCCCTGACCCCGGTCCCCACCGTGGCCTCTTGCATCCTGTTGTGTGACCCTGGCCCACTCACTCCCCCTCTCTGGCCATCTCTGCTCTGCCCTACCAAGTGGGGTTCTATTGCTTTAGCTGCCTGAATGGAGATCATGTCTTGGAACTCTTCCTGGAATAAATATCTGAATCCACATCTGCTGAGCCTGAAGTTCACTGGTTACCT
Proteins encoded in this window:
- the C1QA gene encoding complement C1q subcomponent subunit A; this translates as MEAPRGWLVISVLAISLASSMTEDVCRAPDGTHGSAGIPGRPGRPGLKGERGEPGAPAIQTGIRGLKGDQGDPGPPGNPGRMGYPGPSGPMGPAGLPGLKGTKGSPGNIKDQPRPAFSAVRPNSVSRDNVVVFGKVITNQENVYQNNTGRFRCSVPGYYYFTFQVVSNWDICLSIRSSRRDQIQPLGFCDFNSKGFFQVVSGGTVLHLQQGDQVWIEKDPSKGRIYHGSEADSIFSGFLIFPSA